One Leopardus geoffroyi isolate Oge1 chromosome C1, O.geoffroyi_Oge1_pat1.0, whole genome shotgun sequence DNA segment encodes these proteins:
- the LOC123597147 gene encoding U1 small nuclear ribonucleoprotein C-like, with product MNKQQRGNRGQQASGTVTWPAQGRRSPRPFMPAPPPPPGARGSHAGLPFPAPGGPGRPRRPPATPCPCPGRGARREGGRHAPATWTLTFPGCATPSMELFIQLIATSYLTDSFGWAAGTRSSWFPVASQGSISQCFSVIPLLLPSL from the exons ATGAATAAGCAGCAGAGAGGGAACAGGGGTCAGCAGGCGAGTGGGACAGTGACCTGGCCCGCACAGGGCCGAAGAAGTCCCCGGCCCTTtatgcccgcccccccaccaccaccgggCGCGCGCGGCTCGCACGCCGGCCTGCCCTTCCCGGCTCCCGGCGGACCCGGGCGTCCACGCCGGCCCCCTGCCACCCCATGTCCGTGCCCAGGACGAGGGGCCAGGAGAGAAGGTGGCCGCCACGCGCCGGCAACTTGGACACTTACCTTCCCCGGATGCGCTACACCATCAATGGAG CTTTTCATACAACTGATCGCGACCTCCTACCTGACAGACTCTTTCGGCTGGGCCGCCGGGACACGATCCTCCTGGTTTCCTGTTGCCTCACAAGGGAGTATCTCTCAGTGTTTTTCAGTGATTCCTTTGCTTCTCCCCAGCCTCTGA